Proteins encoded by one window of Dryocola sp. LX212:
- a CDS encoding MFS transporter, with protein sequence MNTLSQTASGVEKRTNARYWIVVMLFIVTSFNYGDRATLSIAGSEMAKDIGLDPIGMGYVFSAFSWAYVIGQIPGGWLLDRFGSKRVYFWSIFIWSMFTLLQGFVDVFNGFGIIVALFTLRFLVGLAEAPSFPGNSRIVAAWFPAQERGTAVSIFNSAQYFATVIFAPIMGWLTHEVGWSHVFFFMGGLGIIISFVWLKVIHEPNNHPGVNKKELEYIEEGGALINMDQKQTKAHVPFSQKWGQIKQLIGSRMMIGIYIGQYCINALTYFFITWFPVYLVQEKGMSILKAGFVASVPAVCGFVGGVLGGVISDWLMRRTGSLNIARKTPIVLGMLLSVSMVFCNYVQAEWMVVGFMAMAFFGKGIGALGWAVMADTAPKEISGLSGGLFNMFGNVSGIVTPIAIGYIVGVSGSFNGALIYVGIHAVVAVLSYLIIVGDIKRIELKPVLTGRAS encoded by the coding sequence ATGAACACACTTAGCCAAACGGCGAGCGGGGTCGAAAAAAGGACTAACGCCCGCTACTGGATAGTGGTGATGCTGTTTATCGTCACCTCATTTAACTACGGCGACCGTGCCACGCTGTCGATTGCCGGTTCGGAAATGGCAAAGGACATCGGGCTTGATCCGATCGGCATGGGCTACGTTTTCTCGGCGTTCTCCTGGGCCTATGTCATCGGCCAAATCCCCGGCGGCTGGCTGCTGGATCGGTTTGGCTCTAAACGTGTCTATTTCTGGTCAATCTTTATCTGGTCGATGTTCACCCTGCTGCAGGGATTCGTCGACGTCTTCAACGGCTTTGGCATTATCGTTGCGCTATTTACCCTGCGCTTCCTGGTAGGCCTGGCTGAAGCGCCTTCTTTTCCCGGCAACAGTCGAATAGTCGCCGCCTGGTTCCCGGCACAGGAGCGCGGCACGGCAGTTTCAATTTTCAACTCAGCCCAGTATTTCGCGACGGTGATCTTCGCGCCGATCATGGGCTGGTTAACGCATGAGGTGGGCTGGTCGCACGTGTTCTTCTTCATGGGCGGTTTGGGCATTATCATCAGCTTCGTCTGGCTGAAAGTGATCCACGAGCCGAACAATCATCCCGGCGTAAACAAGAAAGAGCTGGAGTACATTGAAGAAGGCGGCGCGCTGATCAACATGGATCAGAAGCAGACCAAAGCGCACGTTCCCTTCTCCCAGAAGTGGGGCCAGATCAAACAGCTCATTGGTTCGCGCATGATGATCGGCATTTATATCGGCCAGTACTGCATCAACGCGCTAACCTACTTCTTTATTACCTGGTTCCCGGTCTATCTGGTGCAGGAAAAGGGGATGTCTATTCTCAAGGCGGGCTTCGTTGCCTCCGTCCCTGCGGTATGCGGATTCGTAGGGGGCGTGCTGGGTGGGGTCATATCCGACTGGCTGATGCGCCGCACCGGCTCCCTGAATATCGCCCGTAAGACGCCAATCGTGCTGGGCATGCTGCTTTCGGTCAGCATGGTGTTTTGTAACTATGTGCAGGCGGAATGGATGGTCGTGGGCTTTATGGCAATGGCCTTCTTCGGCAAGGGCATTGGCGCGCTGGGCTGGGCGGTCATGGCCGACACGGCACCGAAAGAGATAAGCGGCCTGAGCGGTGGCCTGTTCAATATGTTCGGTAACGTCTCCGGCATCGTGACGCCAATCGCTATCGGCTACATCGTCGGGGTTTCCGGCTCGTTTAACGGCGCGCTGATATACGTTGGCATCCACGCGGTGGTCGCGGTGCTGAGCTACCTGATTATCGTCGGCGACATTAAGCGTATTGAACTCAAACCCGTGCTGACAGGACGCGCATCATGA
- a CDS encoding YqcC family protein yields the protein MERHALVRQHLLAIEQVLRDHHLWQGVAPAPVAFESDQPFCMDTLEPHEWLQWVLIPRMHALIDSAQPLPSSFAVAPYYEMALDAAHIGREPLLAALQELDVLFAGNAD from the coding sequence ATGGAACGCCATGCGCTGGTGCGCCAGCATTTACTCGCAATCGAACAGGTCCTGCGCGATCACCATCTGTGGCAGGGCGTTGCTCCGGCCCCGGTGGCCTTTGAAAGTGACCAGCCTTTTTGTATGGATACGCTGGAACCCCACGAGTGGCTTCAGTGGGTGCTTATCCCCCGGATGCACGCCTTGATTGACAGCGCGCAGCCGTTGCCCTCGTCTTTTGCCGTTGCGCCTTATTATGAAATGGCGCTGGATGCGGCGCATATCGGTCGTGAGCCGCTGCTGGCCGCGCTGCAGGAACTGGATGTCCTGTTCGCGGGCAATGCCGACTGA
- a CDS encoding glycerate kinase produces MKIVIAPDSYKESLSALEVATQIEAGFREIFPDASYVKLPVADGGEGTVEAMVAATEGSIVEVEVTGPLGRPVDAFYGLSGDGKSAFIEMAAASGLEQVPASQRNPLLTTSWGTGELIRHALDGGVKHIIIGIGGSATNDGGIGMVQALGAKLLDKQGQSLGYGGGELDKLASIDIGGLDKRLQACRIEVACDVTNPLTGEDGASTVFGPQKGATPEMVKRLDKSLAHYARIIARDLDKDVLTLDGGGAAGGMGAALYAFCGAELRQGIEIVTEALDLDALVRDADLVITGEGRIDSQSIHGKVPVGVARVAKRYGKPVIGIGGSLTADSGVVHEHGLDAVFSVLYTICTLEEALDNAGANLRIAARNIAATIAIGRAL; encoded by the coding sequence ATGAAGATTGTAATCGCACCAGATTCTTACAAAGAGAGCCTCAGCGCTCTGGAGGTGGCGACACAAATTGAGGCCGGTTTTCGGGAGATTTTCCCGGATGCCAGCTACGTGAAACTGCCCGTTGCTGATGGCGGGGAAGGGACGGTAGAGGCGATGGTTGCCGCAACCGAAGGGAGTATCGTCGAAGTTGAGGTAACCGGCCCGCTGGGAAGACCCGTTGACGCGTTTTATGGGCTGTCCGGGGACGGGAAAAGTGCGTTTATCGAAATGGCGGCGGCAAGCGGCCTGGAGCAGGTCCCCGCCTCGCAGCGTAACCCGCTGCTGACCACCTCATGGGGCACCGGCGAGCTGATTCGCCACGCGCTGGACGGCGGCGTGAAGCACATCATTATTGGCATTGGCGGCAGCGCCACCAATGACGGCGGCATCGGTATGGTGCAGGCGCTGGGCGCTAAACTGCTGGATAAGCAGGGGCAGTCGCTGGGCTACGGCGGCGGCGAGCTTGATAAGCTGGCAAGCATCGACATCGGTGGGCTGGATAAGCGCCTACAGGCGTGTCGTATAGAGGTCGCCTGCGATGTCACCAATCCTTTAACCGGCGAGGACGGGGCTTCCACTGTCTTTGGCCCACAAAAAGGCGCAACGCCGGAAATGGTAAAGCGGCTGGATAAATCTCTCGCGCACTATGCCAGAATTATTGCCCGCGATCTGGATAAGGACGTGCTGACGCTGGACGGTGGCGGCGCGGCGGGCGGCATGGGCGCTGCGCTTTATGCTTTCTGCGGCGCGGAGTTGCGTCAGGGGATAGAAATAGTTACCGAGGCGCTGGATCTGGATGCGCTGGTGCGCGATGCGGATCTGGTTATCACCGGGGAAGGACGAATCGACAGCCAGAGCATTCACGGTAAGGTGCCGGTGGGCGTTGCCCGAGTGGCTAAACGCTACGGGAAGCCGGTTATTGGCATTGGCGGCAGCCTGACGGCGGACTCAGGCGTGGTGCACGAGCATGGCCTGGACGCGGTATTCAGCGTGCTTTACACCATCTGTACGCTGGAAGAGGCGCTGGACAACGCCGGGGCTAACCTGCGCATCGCGGCAAGGAATATCGCCGCGACGATCGCGATAGGGCGTGCTTTGTAA
- the queF gene encoding NADPH-dependent 7-cyano-7-deazaguanine reductase QueF (Catalyzes the NADPH-dependent reduction of 7-cyano-7-deazaguanine (preQ0) to 7-aminomethyl-7-deazaguanine (preQ1) in queuosine biosynthesis): MSYEKHQALSGLTLGKPTAYQDNYEPALLQAVPRSLNRDPLGLHADALPFSGGDIWTLYELSWLNDNGLPQVAVGHVQLDANSVNLVESKSFKLYLNSFNQTRFSDWEAVQETLKRDLSACAQGEVSVVLFRLHELEGQEIAAFTGECIDEQDIVINSYEFNADYLDGAAGEDIVEETLVSHLLKSNCLITHQPDWGSVQIRYRGARIDREKLLRYLVSFRHHNEFHEQCVERIFNDIQKFCQPESLSVYARYTRRGGLDINPWRTNTDFHPAFGRLVRQ, encoded by the coding sequence ATGTCTTATGAAAAACACCAGGCGCTGAGCGGCCTGACGCTGGGTAAACCTACGGCCTACCAGGATAACTATGAACCGGCCCTGCTGCAGGCCGTGCCACGCAGCCTCAATCGCGATCCGCTGGGTCTTCACGCGGATGCCCTGCCCTTTAGCGGCGGCGATATCTGGACGCTGTACGAGCTTTCCTGGCTTAACGACAACGGCCTGCCACAGGTTGCTGTCGGGCATGTTCAGCTTGATGCAAACAGCGTTAATCTGGTGGAATCTAAAAGCTTTAAGCTCTATCTGAACAGTTTTAACCAGACACGTTTCAGCGACTGGGAAGCGGTGCAAGAAACGTTAAAGCGTGATTTGAGCGCCTGCGCCCAGGGTGAAGTTAGCGTGGTGCTGTTCCGCCTGCACGAGCTGGAAGGCCAGGAAATCGCAGCGTTCACCGGCGAATGCATCGACGAGCAGGACATCGTAATTAACAGCTACGAATTCAACGCTGATTACCTGGACGGAGCCGCCGGAGAAGATATTGTCGAAGAGACGCTGGTCAGCCATCTGCTGAAATCCAACTGCCTAATTACCCACCAGCCGGACTGGGGCTCCGTGCAGATCCGCTACCGCGGCGCGCGTATCGACCGTGAGAAGCTGCTGCGCTATCTGGTGTCCTTTCGCCACCACAACGAATTCCACGAGCAGTGCGTTGAGCGCATCTTCAATGATATTCAGAAGTTTTGTCAGCCCGAGTCGCTCAGCGTCTATGCCCGTTACACCCGTCGTGGTGGGCTGGATATCAACCCGTGGCGCACTAACACCGATTTCCATCCGGCATTTGGCCGCCTGGTTCGTCAATAA
- the truC gene encoding tRNA pseudouridine(65) synthase TruC: protein MLEIIYQDEWLVAVNKPSGWLVHRSWLDRHETVFVMQTVRDQIGKHVFTVHRLDRPTSGVLLMGLSSDVGRMLSQQFENHQIQKRYHAVVRGWLEEDAVLDYPLVEEMDKIADKHASQDKGPQPAVTHYRSLAKVEMPVPVSRYPTARYSLVELEPKTGRKHQLRRHMTHLRHPIIGDSKHGDLRQNRGAAEHFGCQRLMLHASQLALIHPVTGEPLTLRAKLDDTWMRMMSQFGWRGILGDIEKVEFDPGNGQDESSEP from the coding sequence ATGCTGGAAATTATCTATCAGGACGAGTGGCTGGTCGCGGTAAATAAACCGTCAGGCTGGCTGGTTCACCGCAGCTGGCTGGACAGGCACGAGACGGTATTTGTTATGCAGACCGTGCGTGACCAGATCGGTAAACATGTTTTCACCGTGCATCGCCTGGACAGGCCAACTTCTGGCGTGCTGCTGATGGGGCTGTCGAGCGACGTAGGTCGTATGCTCTCACAGCAGTTCGAGAATCATCAGATTCAAAAACGCTACCATGCGGTGGTACGCGGCTGGCTGGAAGAGGACGCCGTGCTGGATTATCCACTTGTTGAAGAGATGGATAAAATCGCCGACAAGCATGCCTCGCAGGATAAAGGCCCGCAGCCTGCGGTGACCCATTATCGCAGTCTGGCAAAGGTAGAGATGCCCGTGCCGGTCAGCCGGTACCCGACGGCGCGCTACAGCCTGGTTGAGCTTGAGCCAAAAACCGGGCGTAAGCATCAGCTTCGTCGCCACATGACCCACCTGCGCCATCCGATTATTGGTGATTCAAAACATGGCGATCTTCGTCAGAATCGCGGTGCGGCTGAACATTTTGGCTGTCAGCGCCTCATGCTGCATGCAAGCCAGCTGGCGTTAATTCATCCCGTTACCGGCGAGCCGCTGACGCTTCGCGCAAAGCTCGACGACACCTGGATGCGCATGATGTCACAGTTTGGCTGGCGTGGAATACTGGGCGACATTGAAAAGGTTGAGTTTGATCCGGGCAACGGTCAGGATGAATCCTCAGAACCGTAA
- a CDS encoding helix-turn-helix domain-containing protein, with protein sequence MSMPANFMESLIEWIEENMDKPLRIEDVAKHSGYSKWYLQRMFTSTTGKSMGTWIRDRKLMLAATDLLNTNDRIVDISERYGFDSQQSFTRIFGKKYTTSPSAYRKMHEQKVA encoded by the coding sequence ATGTCTATGCCCGCAAACTTCATGGAATCCCTGATTGAGTGGATTGAAGAAAATATGGATAAACCGCTGAGGATCGAGGACGTTGCGAAGCACTCCGGTTATTCGAAGTGGTATTTACAAAGGATGTTTACCAGCACCACGGGAAAAAGCATGGGCACCTGGATCCGCGACCGCAAGCTGATGCTGGCGGCGACCGATTTGCTGAATACCAACGACCGTATCGTCGACATCTCTGAGCGTTACGGCTTTGATTCCCAGCAGTCGTTCACGCGGATTTTCGGCAAAAAATATACAACTTCCCCTTCCGCCTATCGGAAAATGCACGAGCAAAAGGTTGCCTGA
- a CDS encoding enolase C-terminal domain-like protein: protein MTTQASPIVTDMKVIPVAGHDSMLLNIGGAHGAYFTRNIVVLTDNAGNTGVGEAPGGETIYQTLVDAIPQVVGQEVARMNRVVQNVHKGNQSADFDTFGKGAWTFELRVNAVAALEAALLDLLGKALNVPVCELLGPGKQRDEVTVLGYLFYIGDRKKTDLPYLDGSKASHAWYELRHQEALTSQSIVRLAEAAQDRYGFKDFKLKGGVLPGEQELDAACELKKRFPDARITVDPNGAWLLDEAIDLCKGMGDVLTYAEDPCGAEQGYSGREIMAEFRRATGLPVATNMIATNWREMNHAVMVNAVDIPLADPHFWTLSGAVRVAQLCDDWGLTWGCHSNNHFDISLAMFTHVGAAAPGKPTAIDTHWIWQEGDQRLTKSPLQIVNGKIAVPDAPGLGVELEWDQVQKAHEVYKSLPGGSRNDATAMQYLVPGWQFDRKRPAFGRG, encoded by the coding sequence ATGACTACTCAGGCAAGCCCGATAGTTACCGATATGAAGGTCATCCCGGTGGCCGGTCACGACAGCATGCTGCTGAATATTGGCGGCGCGCACGGGGCCTACTTCACGCGAAACATCGTGGTGCTGACGGATAATGCAGGAAATACTGGCGTTGGCGAAGCGCCCGGCGGCGAGACGATTTACCAGACGCTGGTGGATGCGATTCCGCAGGTTGTCGGACAGGAAGTTGCCCGCATGAATCGCGTGGTGCAAAACGTCCACAAGGGCAATCAGTCGGCAGATTTCGATACTTTCGGTAAAGGCGCCTGGACGTTTGAACTGCGCGTCAACGCGGTGGCGGCGCTCGAAGCGGCGCTGCTGGATCTGCTCGGCAAGGCGCTGAACGTGCCGGTCTGCGAACTTCTGGGGCCTGGCAAGCAGCGCGACGAAGTCACCGTACTGGGCTATCTGTTCTATATTGGCGACCGGAAGAAAACCGACCTGCCGTATCTGGATGGCAGCAAGGCCAGCCACGCATGGTACGAGCTGCGCCATCAGGAAGCGCTGACCAGCCAGTCAATTGTGCGGCTGGCGGAAGCGGCGCAGGACCGCTACGGTTTCAAAGACTTTAAGCTCAAAGGTGGGGTTTTGCCGGGCGAACAGGAGCTGGACGCCGCCTGCGAGCTGAAAAAACGCTTCCCGGACGCGCGCATTACCGTCGATCCTAACGGTGCATGGCTGTTGGATGAAGCTATAGATCTTTGCAAGGGCATGGGCGATGTTCTGACGTACGCCGAGGATCCATGTGGCGCTGAACAGGGCTATTCCGGGCGCGAGATCATGGCTGAATTCCGCCGTGCCACGGGTCTGCCGGTGGCAACGAATATGATCGCCACCAACTGGCGTGAGATGAACCACGCCGTGATGGTAAATGCGGTGGATATCCCGCTTGCCGATCCGCACTTCTGGACCTTAAGCGGCGCGGTTCGCGTTGCGCAGCTGTGTGACGACTGGGGCCTGACGTGGGGCTGCCACTCAAACAACCATTTTGATATCTCGCTGGCGATGTTTACCCACGTTGGCGCTGCGGCACCGGGCAAGCCTACCGCCATCGATACGCACTGGATCTGGCAGGAAGGCGATCAGCGCCTGACGAAGTCCCCGCTGCAAATCGTCAACGGCAAAATCGCCGTGCCGGACGCCCCGGGCCTTGGCGTTGAGCTGGAATGGGACCAGGTGCAGAAAGCGCATGAGGTTTACAAGTCGCTGCCGGGCGGGTCTCGTAACGACGCCACGGCCATGCAGTACTTAGTGCCCGGCTGGCAGTTTGACCGCAAGCGTCCCGCTTTTGGCCGTGGATAA
- the gudD gene encoding glucarate dehydratase — translation MITSTSTPVVTAMQVIPVAGHDSMLMNLSGAHAPFFTRNIVIIKDNSGHTGVGEIPGGEKIRKTLEDAAALVVGKTLGEYKNILNAVRQQFADRDAGGRGLQTFDLRTTIHVVTGIEAAMLDLLGQHLGVNVASLLGDGQQRSEVEMLGYLFFVGNRKATPLAYQSQPDEKCDWYRIRHEEAMTPDSVVRLAEAAYEKYGFNDFKLKGGVLAGSEEAEAVTALAKRFPQARVTLDPNGAWSLDEAIGLGKQLRGVLAYAEDPCGAEQGYSGREVMAEFRRATGLPTATNMIATDWRQMGHTLSLQSVDIPLADPHFWTMQGSVRVAQMCHDFGLTWGSHSNNHFDISLAMFTHVAAAAPGKITAIDTHWIWQEGNQRLTKQPFEIKGGMVQVPTKPGLGVELDMDQVMKAHELYQKHGLGARDDAMAMQYLIPEWKFDNKRPCMVR, via the coding sequence ATGATCACTTCAACTTCTACTCCCGTCGTCACCGCCATGCAGGTCATTCCCGTTGCCGGTCACGACAGCATGCTGATGAACCTGAGCGGCGCGCATGCGCCGTTCTTCACCCGCAATATCGTTATTATCAAAGATAATTCCGGGCATACCGGCGTGGGCGAAATTCCCGGCGGCGAAAAAATTCGTAAGACGCTGGAAGATGCCGCTGCGCTGGTGGTTGGCAAAACGCTGGGCGAATACAAAAACATTCTTAATGCCGTACGTCAGCAGTTTGCTGACCGTGATGCCGGTGGCCGTGGCTTACAGACGTTTGACCTGCGTACCACTATTCACGTTGTTACCGGCATTGAAGCCGCCATGCTCGATCTGCTCGGGCAGCACCTCGGGGTAAACGTGGCCAGCCTGCTGGGCGATGGTCAGCAGCGCAGCGAAGTGGAAATGCTGGGCTATCTGTTCTTTGTCGGCAACCGTAAAGCCACGCCTCTGGCCTATCAGAGTCAGCCGGATGAGAAATGCGACTGGTACCGCATTCGCCACGAAGAGGCGATGACGCCGGACAGCGTGGTGCGCCTGGCGGAAGCAGCCTATGAAAAATATGGCTTTAACGATTTCAAACTAAAGGGCGGTGTACTGGCCGGCAGCGAAGAAGCCGAAGCGGTTACCGCGCTGGCAAAACGTTTCCCGCAGGCTCGCGTGACGCTGGATCCAAACGGTGCCTGGTCGCTCGACGAAGCCATCGGGCTTGGCAAACAGCTGCGCGGCGTGCTGGCCTATGCTGAGGATCCCTGTGGCGCAGAGCAGGGCTACTCCGGCCGAGAAGTGATGGCGGAATTCCGTCGCGCGACCGGCCTGCCAACGGCCACCAATATGATCGCCACCGACTGGCGTCAGATGGGGCACACGCTCTCCCTGCAGTCCGTTGACATCCCGCTTGCCGATCCGCACTTCTGGACGATGCAGGGCTCGGTACGCGTGGCGCAGATGTGCCATGATTTTGGCCTCACCTGGGGTTCACACTCTAACAACCACTTTGATATCTCGCTGGCGATGTTCACCCACGTCGCGGCGGCGGCTCCGGGTAAAATCACCGCCATCGACACTCACTGGATTTGGCAGGAAGGCAACCAGCGCCTGACCAAACAGCCGTTCGAAATCAAAGGCGGTATGGTGCAGGTGCCAACGAAGCCGGGCCTCGGCGTCGAGCTGGACATGGATCAGGTGATGAAGGCCCACGAGCTTTATCAGAAGCACGGGCTTGGCGCACGTGATGATGCGATGGCGATGCAGTACCTTATCCCTGAGTGGAAGTTTGATAACAAACGCCCTTGCATGGTGCGTTAA
- a CDS encoding flavodoxin, whose translation MAEVGIFVGTMYGNALLVAEEAETILKGKGHQAKVFEDPELSDWQPYQNQYTLVITSTTGQGDLPDSIVPLFRALKDDVGYQPELRYGVIALGDSNYDHFCGGGKQFDALLQEQGATRVGEVLLIDANDHPEPEAAANPWVEHWATLLK comes from the coding sequence ATGGCTGAAGTGGGTATTTTTGTTGGCACCATGTATGGCAACGCACTGCTGGTGGCAGAGGAGGCCGAAACGATCCTGAAAGGCAAAGGCCATCAGGCGAAGGTATTTGAAGATCCGGAGCTGTCCGACTGGCAGCCCTATCAGAATCAGTACACGCTGGTCATCACCTCCACTACCGGCCAGGGCGATCTGCCGGACAGTATCGTGCCGTTATTCCGGGCGCTGAAAGATGATGTAGGCTATCAGCCGGAACTGCGTTACGGCGTGATCGCGCTGGGCGACAGCAACTACGACCATTTCTGCGGCGGCGGCAAACAGTTTGACGCGCTGCTACAGGAGCAGGGCGCAACCCGCGTCGGCGAAGTGTTGCTCATCGATGCCAATGATCACCCTGAACCGGAAGCGGCGGCTAACCCCTGGGTTGAGCACTGGGCCACACTGCTTAAATAA
- a CDS encoding TetR/AcrR family transcriptional regulator, translating into MARPKSECKRIALLEAAKLAVAEFGLGAATSLIAKNAGVAEGTLFRYFATKDELLNGLYLYLKTSLGGTMMQNFQADASVKERARMVWSSFIDWGLVHPQASKAMRQLAVSDKITQETKDSVARVHPELRKLAEDCITNELLSCGQSAFADAIFFSLAETTTEFASREPEKAQQYKTSGFEAMWRAMSRS; encoded by the coding sequence GTGGCTCGTCCAAAGAGTGAATGCAAACGAATAGCGCTGCTTGAGGCCGCAAAGTTAGCCGTGGCTGAATTCGGCTTAGGGGCGGCGACGTCTTTGATTGCCAAAAATGCCGGTGTCGCCGAAGGGACGCTGTTTCGTTACTTTGCCACGAAAGATGAGCTGCTGAACGGGCTGTATCTGTACCTGAAAACGAGCCTCGGGGGAACGATGATGCAGAATTTTCAGGCCGACGCCTCGGTAAAAGAGCGGGCGCGTATGGTGTGGAGCAGCTTCATCGACTGGGGGCTTGTTCATCCTCAGGCCAGCAAGGCCATGCGTCAGCTGGCGGTGTCGGATAAGATCACCCAGGAAACCAAAGACAGCGTAGCGCGTGTTCATCCTGAACTGCGTAAGCTTGCAGAAGACTGCATTACTAATGAACTCTTATCCTGCGGACAGTCGGCCTTTGCGGACGCTATTTTTTTCTCGCTCGCGGAAACCACCACCGAATTCGCCTCCCGGGAGCCGGAAAAAGCCCAGCAGTATAAAACCTCTGGCTTTGAGGCGATGTGGCGCGCTATGTCTCGAAGTTAG
- the syd gene encoding SecY-interacting protein produces the protein MDNDVRQALEAFTERFCTAWREQTGGWPASEELYGVPSPCIVTTTGSDVRWQPQPFTLGADLSAVERAMDIALQPAAHQFYTTQFAGDMPAKSGDVALTLLQAWSEDDFQRVQENLIGHLVTQKRLKLSPTLFLATTQDEMEVVSFCNLSGEVVLEKIGTKARSTLAPSLAMFLQDLQPQVV, from the coding sequence ATGGATAACGACGTGCGTCAGGCGCTGGAAGCTTTCACGGAACGTTTTTGTACCGCATGGCGTGAGCAGACCGGGGGCTGGCCCGCAAGCGAAGAGCTGTATGGGGTTCCGTCACCGTGTATCGTCACCACTACCGGAAGCGATGTGCGCTGGCAGCCGCAGCCTTTTACCCTCGGGGCCGATCTTAGTGCGGTTGAACGCGCGATGGATATCGCTCTCCAGCCTGCGGCCCATCAGTTCTACACCACGCAGTTTGCGGGCGATATGCCTGCAAAGTCTGGGGATGTTGCGTTAACGCTTTTGCAGGCCTGGAGCGAAGATGATTTTCAGCGTGTGCAGGAAAATCTCATTGGTCACCTGGTAACGCAGAAACGCCTTAAGCTGTCGCCGACGCTGTTCCTGGCAACGACCCAGGATGAGATGGAAGTGGTGTCGTTTTGCAACCTCAGCGGTGAAGTGGTGCTGGAAAAAATTGGCACCAAAGCCCGCTCCACGCTTGCGCCTTCGCTGGCGATGTTCCTGCAGGATCTCCAGCCTCAGGTCGTTTAA
- the ppnN gene encoding nucleotide 5'-monophosphate nucleosidase PpnN, giving the protein MITHISPLGSMDMLSQLEVDMLKRTASSDIYQLFRNCSLAVLNSGSQTDSSKELLSRYENFDINVLRRERGVKLELINPPEEAFVDGRIIRALQANLFAVLRDILFVNGQLSSAGRFQNLDLEDPANITNMVFSILRNARALHVGEAPNLVVCWGGHSINENEYLYARRVGTQLGLRELNICTGCGPGAMEAPMKGAAVGQAQQRFREGRFIGLTEPSIIAAEPPNPLVNELIIMPDIEKRLEAFVRIAHGIIIFPGGVGTAEELLYLLGILMNPHNHDQVLPLILTGPKESADYFRVLDEFIVNTVGEQARRHYKIIIDDAPEVARLMKKAMPQVKEYRRETGDAYSFNWSIRIAPDLQMPFEPTHENMANLKLFPDRPAEELAASLRRAFSGIVAGNVKEGGIQAIEKYGPYKIHGDAQMMKRMDDLLQGFVAQHRMKLPGSAYIPCYEICS; this is encoded by the coding sequence TTGATTACACATATTAGCCCGCTTGGCTCAATGGATATGTTGTCGCAGCTGGAAGTCGATATGCTTAAACGCACGGCCAGCAGCGACATTTACCAACTGTTCCGTAACTGTTCACTTGCCGTACTTAACTCAGGAAGCCAGACCGACAGCAGTAAAGAACTTCTCTCACGCTACGAAAACTTTGATATCAACGTGCTGCGACGTGAACGCGGCGTCAAACTGGAGTTAATAAACCCGCCGGAAGAAGCCTTTGTCGATGGCCGTATCATCCGGGCTCTGCAGGCTAACCTGTTCGCAGTGCTCCGCGACATCCTCTTTGTTAACGGCCAACTCTCCAGCGCCGGTCGCTTCCAGAATCTCGACCTGGAAGATCCCGCTAATATCACCAACATGGTGTTTTCCATTTTGCGTAACGCCCGCGCGTTACACGTCGGCGAAGCGCCAAACCTCGTTGTCTGCTGGGGCGGCCACTCAATCAACGAAAACGAATATCTGTACGCCCGTCGTGTCGGCACCCAGCTGGGCCTGCGCGAACTGAACATCTGTACGGGCTGTGGCCCTGGCGCCATGGAAGCGCCAATGAAGGGTGCAGCCGTAGGCCAGGCACAACAGCGTTTCAGAGAAGGCCGTTTCATCGGTCTGACCGAACCCTCTATTATTGCCGCCGAGCCACCTAACCCGCTGGTTAACGAGCTGATCATCATGCCGGATATTGAAAAGCGTCTTGAAGCGTTTGTCCGTATCGCCCACGGCATCATTATCTTCCCCGGCGGCGTGGGTACGGCTGAAGAGCTGCTTTATCTGCTGGGCATTCTGATGAACCCACATAACCACGACCAGGTGCTGCCGTTGATTCTGACCGGCCCGAAAGAGAGCGCGGACTACTTCCGGGTGCTGGATGAGTTTATCGTCAACACCGTGGGCGAACAGGCCCGCCGTCATTACAAAATCATTATCGATGATGCGCCGGAAGTGGCGCGCCTGATGAAAAAAGCAATGCCGCAGGTGAAAGAGTACCGCCGCGAAACCGGCGATGCTTACAGCTTCAACTGGTCGATTCGTATCGCGCCGGATCTGCAAATGCCGTTTGAGCCAACCCATGAAAATATGGCGAATCTCAAACTCTTTCCCGATCGGCCGGCAGAAGAGCTGGCCGCTTCGCTGCGCAGGGCCTTCTCGGGCATTGTTGCGGGTAACGTAAAAGAAGGTGGTATTCAAGCCATTGAGAAATACGGCCCGTACAAAATCCACGGCGACGCGCAGATGATGAAACGCATGGATGATTTGCTGCAGGGCTTTGTCGCCCAGCACCGTATGAAGTTACCGGGTAGCGCCTATATTCCCTGCTACGAAATCTGCTCTTGA